The Gouania willdenowi chromosome 3, fGouWil2.1, whole genome shotgun sequence genome includes a region encoding these proteins:
- the pcdh20 gene encoding protocadherin-20 — MFNSRYFKHSKRGQLWGFCILFFYTSPLFSSANFVQAKELTYKTTEGLPQRTFIGAIGVDLNLDFSVQPPLFFSLSQEKVSEQYVNLNNTTGELYTSATEIDRETLCPDNAEGRGCVLSLDVIVLPQQYFQLVKVKILIEDVNDNKPEFLVDEIVMYIPENTAVNARYAVEHSAVDPDLGSNGVQTYWLVNDFEMFTLDVEENEGGERTPFLIVTETLDRETQAEYITDIIAEDGGIPPRLGAATFKIIITDVNDNCPQYTEPHINVILHGNTTTGEHVARLHAIDPDLDDNAQISYAYSERVPRDARSLFHLDKMTGVIKLAGKIDRGTATFYKLTVLAHGPGCIPAVATVNINILKVITGPPSVIARYIAPEKEGVVTLKESEPAFSPVAFFTVKNLDTNQRADCHLEGSGPFRLVPYQLFQNEYLLETTEPLDFERTQEYELIVVAKNTQGLVLKTFLKVQVLDENDNAPVFQQSLVEITVEENNPPNSFLIQLQASDQDSEGRGEVIYLLGGDAPGIFVVEQVTGVLTVATSLDREEQETYRFIVRAVDQGIPRKESIATVVITVKDRNDNTPRFINKDFTFFVPENFPEYGEIGVLSVTDADSGENGWVALSIINGSDIFMIDTGRGALRAKTSLDREEQGTYLLWIEAIDGGQPPLSSVTMVTVLLLDVNDNPPVVLFPQSNQSYMLVLPNTVPGTSITEVYAVDKDTGMNAVIAYSIIKRKGGETGAFAIDPETGNITLKRELSNRGLYSLLVKVSDHGQPEPLYSTIMVNFFVNETASNESYIQTLLTKEGDIEVEEKPWYVGQMTEGPERYELLSCRPILIALSVTCLGLFFLVVLLTSYICCKRLKRNRKKRSAVEIPLKTKKDSMPIVNRKLRHISNM, encoded by the exons ATGTTCAACAGCAGATATTTCAAGCACAGTAAAAGAGGACAACTATGG GGATTTTGCATTCTCTTTTTTTACACCAGCCCCCTTTTTTCTTCAGCAAATTTTGTTCAAGCAAAAGAGCTCACCTATAAAACAACGGAGGGATTACCCCAGAGGACCTTTATAGGAGCCATTGGAGTTGACTTaaatttggatttttctgtTCAGCCTCCACTTTTTTTCAGTCTCTCACAAGAGAAGGTCAGCGAACAGTATGTCAACCTCAATAATACCACCGGGGAACTCTACACATCTGCTACAGAGATTGACAGAGAGACACTATGCCCTGACAACGCAGAGGGTCGTGGCTGTGTCCTCTCACTGGATGTAATTGTGTTGCCTCAGCAGTACTTTCAGCTGGTGAAAGTTAAAATCCTTATTGAAGATGTAAACGACAATAAGCCTGAGTTTTTGGTGGACGAAATTGTTATGTACATCCCTGAAAACACAGCGGTAAATGCTCGTTACGCTGTAGAGCATTCTGCCGTTGACCCAGACTTGGGCTCTAATGGAGTACAGACTTACTGGCTTGTCAATGACTTTGAAATGTTCACTTTGGATGTTGAGGAGAATGAGGGAGGAGAGCGAACTCCGTTTCTCATTGTGACGGAAACTTTGGACAGAGAGACTCAAGCAGAATACATCACTGATATTATTGCAGAGGATGGAGGGATTCCTCCTCGTCTCGGAGCAGCCACTTTCAAAATTATCATCACAGATGTGAATGATAACTGCCCTCAATATACAGAACCACACATTAATGTTATTCTTCATGGAAATACCACCACTGGAGAACATGTGGCCCGGCTGCATGCTATTGACCCTGACCTTGATGATAATGCTCAGATCAGCTATGCTTACAGCGAACGCGTGCCAAGAGACGCCAGAAGCTTGTTCCATTTGGACAAAATGACAGGGGTGATTAAACTAGCAGGGAAAATAGATAGAGGCACAGCCACATTTTACAAACTTACTGTTTTGGCCCATGGACCTGGTTGTATCCCTGCTGTTGCAACTGTTAACATCAATATCCTCAAAGTCATCACTGGACCACCTAGTGTCATAGCCCGATATATTGCACCAGAGAAGGAAGGGGTGGTGACACTAAAAGAGTCTGAACCTGCTTTTTCACCAGTTGCATTTTTTACTGTTAAGAATCTTGACACAAACCAGAGGGCAGATTGTCATTTGGAAGGCTCTGGACCCTTCAGACTTGTACCTTATCAGCTGTTCCAGAATGAATACTTGTTAGAAACCACAGAGCCCCTGGACTTTGAAAGGACACAGGAGTATGAGTTAATTGTTGTTGCTAAGAATACCCAAGGGCTCGTCCTGAAGACCTTCCTGAAGGTGCAGGTTTTGGATGAGAATGATAATGCTCCAGTGTTTCAGCAGTCCTTGGTGGAAATAACTGTTGAAGAAAATAACCCACCAAACAGTTTTTTAATCCAGCTTCAGGCTTCAGATCAGGACAGCGAAGGTCGAGGGGAGGTCATCTACCTTCTTGGAGGAGATGCCCCTGGTATATTTGTGGTGGAACAAGTGACCGGCGTCCTTACAGTGGCTACATCGCTGGATCGTGAGGAACAAGAGACATACCGCTTCATTGTGAGAGCAGTAGATCAGGGTATACCAAGGAAGGAGTCCATTGCGACAGTAGTCATTACCGTGAAAGATCGCAATGACAATACTCCACGTTTCATCAATAAGGACTTCACTTTCTTCGTGCCTGAAAACTTCCCAGAATATGGTGAAATTGGTGTCCTCTCTGTGACAGATGCTGATTCTGGTGAAAATGGTTGGGTGGCCCTTTCCATCATCAATGGGAGCGACATCTTCATGATCGACACTGGCCGGGGTGCACTCAGGGCAAAGACGTCACTGGACCGAGAAGAGCAGGGGACATACCTGCTGTGGATTGAGGCCATCGATGGTGGACAGCCACCGCTCTCCTCTGTTACAATGGTGACCGTGCTGTTGTTGGATGTAAATGACAACCCACCAGTTGTTCTTTTCCCCCAGTCCAACCAGTCTTACATGCTTGTGTTACCCAATACTGTTCCAGGGACCTCAATCACAGAGGTATATGCGGTGGATAAAGATACAGGCATGAACGCTGTGATTGCCTACAGTATCATTAAAAGGAAAGGGGGGGAGACTGGCGCTTTTGCTATTGACCCTGAAACAGGAAATATCACATTAAAGAGGGAACTCAGTAATCGAGGCCTGTATAGTCTCCTGGTAAAGGTCAGTGACCACGGTCAACCTGAACCACTGTACTCAACCATCATGGTTAACTTTTTTGTCAATGAAACTGCGAGTAATGAGAGTTACATTCAAACTTTGCTGACTAAAGAGGGTGACATAGAGGTGGAGGAAAAGCCTTGGTATGTTGGCCAGATGACAGAGGGCCCCGAAAGGTATGAGTTGTTAAGCTGTCGGCCTATCCTCATTGCACTCTCTGTGACATGCCTAGGGCTGTTCTTCTTGGTTGTCTTGTTGACATCTTACATATGCTGTAAGAGACTGAAAAGGAACCGAAAGAAAAGATCTGCAGTTGAGATACccttaaaaacaaagaaagactcAATGCCGATTGTGAACAGAAAACTCAGACATATATCAAACATGTGA